The proteins below are encoded in one region of Streptomyces sp. NBC_00490:
- a CDS encoding phytoene/squalene synthase family protein, which yields MTARELDAAGITDPSLREAYTHCRRLNARHGRTYFLATRLLPLERRPAVHALYGFARWADDIVDSLDADVPPHARATELARLQRQLEKGLREGTGLEPVVVALADTARRYDIDHRHFSDFMAAMRSDLEVTDYQTYADLRAYMHGSAAVIGLQMLPVLGTVVPRDEAAPYAAALGVAFQLTNFLRDVGEDLDRGRIYVPADLLHAHDVHRDLLAWSRATGKRDPRITEAFRSFENLTRGVYREAAPGLAMLDPIARPCIRTAFVLYGAILDAVADDGYAVLHRRSVVSRRRRAAVAADGALRLAAARIAARGPRRTQPPATPPSPALAPSPSDSVDKPLHKEAV from the coding sequence ATGACCGCCCGTGAACTCGACGCGGCGGGCATCACCGACCCATCGCTGCGCGAGGCCTACACCCACTGCCGTCGGCTCAACGCCCGCCACGGCCGGACCTACTTCCTCGCCACCCGGCTGCTGCCCCTCGAACGCCGCCCCGCCGTGCACGCCCTGTACGGCTTCGCCCGCTGGGCCGACGACATCGTCGACTCCCTGGACGCCGACGTTCCGCCCCACGCCCGCGCCACCGAACTGGCCCGCCTGCAGCGACAACTGGAAAAGGGACTGCGGGAGGGCACCGGCCTCGAACCCGTGGTGGTGGCCCTCGCCGACACCGCCCGGCGCTACGACATCGACCACCGTCACTTCAGCGACTTCATGGCCGCCATGCGCAGCGACCTGGAAGTCACCGACTACCAGACCTACGCGGACCTGCGGGCGTACATGCACGGTTCCGCCGCGGTCATCGGCCTCCAGATGCTCCCCGTCCTGGGCACCGTGGTCCCCCGCGACGAAGCCGCCCCCTACGCCGCCGCCCTGGGCGTCGCCTTCCAGCTGACCAACTTCCTGCGCGACGTGGGCGAAGACCTCGACCGCGGCCGCATCTACGTCCCCGCCGACCTCCTGCACGCCCACGACGTCCACCGCGACCTGCTGGCCTGGAGCCGCGCCACCGGTAAGCGCGACCCGCGCATCACCGAGGCATTCAGGTCCTTCGAGAACCTCACCCGCGGCGTCTACCGCGAAGCCGCACCCGGCCTTGCGATGCTCGACCCCATCGCGCGCCCCTGCATCCGCACGGCGTTCGTCCTGTACGGCGCCATTCTGGACGCCGTCGCCGACGACGGGTACGCGGTCCTTCACCGCCGGTCCGTGGTGTCCCGGCGGCGGCGCGCCGCGGTCGCCGCCGACGGGGCACTGCGGCTGGCGGCGGCGAGGATCGCGGCGCGCGGCCCGCGCCGGACCCAGCCGCCCGCAACGCCACCATCACCTGCCCTGGCTCCCAGCCCGTCCG
- the crtI gene encoding phytoene desaturase family protein — protein MTRTVPGPTDHVVVVGAGLSGLSATLHLLGAGRRVTLVERDPLPGGRAGRLDHHGYRIDTGPTVLTMPDLADEAFAAVGDSLRARVDLIPLHPAYRAQFADGTSLDVHTDAQAMESELERFAGPQEAAGYRRLRRWLEDLYQAQMRHFIDANFDSPFALLTPDLARLAALGGFGRLDARIGRHLRDERVRRVFSFQALYAGVPPERALAAYAVIAYMDTVAGVYFPRGGMHALPQAMADAAADAGADLRFGRQVTRLERSGDRVTAVITDHERIACDAVVLTPDLPVAYRLLGHTPRRPLSLRFAPSAVVLHAGTDRTWPALAHHTLSFGAQWRRTFDELTRTGQLMSDPSLLITRPTATDPSLAPPGRHLHYILAPCPNTAIGPDATAWAELAPRYRDSLLRELERRGFEGIADAVQEETLVTPADWHQQGHAAGTPFSAAHTFPQTGPFRPRNLVRGTENAVLAGCGTTPGVGVPTVLVSGKLAAARITGRHQATPLKRRRSAPTTSITPKTLSPSNTSKGTAA, from the coding sequence ATGACCAGAACCGTTCCGGGGCCCACCGATCACGTCGTGGTGGTCGGCGCCGGGCTCTCCGGTCTGTCCGCCACCCTGCACCTGCTGGGCGCGGGCCGCCGAGTGACGCTCGTGGAACGCGATCCGCTGCCCGGCGGCCGGGCCGGACGCCTCGACCACCACGGATACCGCATCGACACCGGCCCCACGGTCCTGACCATGCCCGACCTGGCGGACGAGGCCTTCGCCGCAGTCGGCGACAGCCTGCGCGCCCGGGTGGACCTCATCCCCCTGCACCCGGCCTACCGCGCGCAGTTCGCCGACGGCACCAGCCTCGACGTACACACCGACGCGCAGGCGATGGAGTCCGAGCTGGAGCGGTTCGCCGGCCCCCAGGAGGCCGCCGGCTACCGACGGCTGCGCCGGTGGCTCGAGGATCTGTACCAGGCCCAGATGCGGCACTTCATCGATGCCAACTTCGACTCGCCGTTCGCCCTGCTGACGCCCGATCTGGCACGACTGGCCGCGCTCGGCGGGTTCGGCCGACTCGACGCACGGATCGGCCGTCACCTGCGCGACGAGCGCGTACGCCGGGTGTTCTCGTTCCAGGCGCTGTACGCCGGCGTCCCACCGGAGCGAGCCCTCGCCGCATACGCCGTGATCGCCTACATGGACACCGTCGCAGGCGTGTACTTCCCCCGCGGCGGCATGCACGCGCTGCCCCAGGCCATGGCGGACGCCGCCGCCGACGCGGGCGCCGACCTGCGCTTCGGACGGCAGGTGACCCGGCTGGAACGAAGCGGTGACCGCGTCACCGCCGTCATCACCGACCACGAACGCATCGCCTGCGACGCCGTCGTCCTCACCCCCGACCTGCCGGTCGCCTACCGCCTCCTGGGACACACACCCCGCCGCCCCCTGTCACTCAGGTTCGCGCCGTCGGCCGTCGTCCTGCACGCCGGCACCGACCGGACCTGGCCCGCCCTCGCCCACCACACCCTGTCCTTCGGGGCCCAGTGGCGGCGCACGTTCGACGAACTGACCCGCACCGGGCAGCTGATGAGCGACCCGTCCCTGCTCATCACCCGCCCCACCGCCACCGACCCCTCCCTGGCCCCGCCCGGCCGCCATCTGCACTACATCCTCGCCCCCTGCCCGAACACCGCCATCGGCCCCGACGCCACCGCCTGGGCCGAGCTCGCGCCGCGCTACCGCGACAGCCTCCTGCGAGAACTGGAGCGGCGCGGCTTCGAGGGCATCGCAGACGCCGTACAGGAGGAAACCCTCGTCACCCCCGCCGACTGGCACCAGCAAGGCCATGCGGCGGGCACCCCCTTCTCAGCGGCCCACACCTTCCCCCAGACCGGCCCGTTCCGGCCTCGCAACCTCGTGCGCGGTACCGAGAACGCCGTCCTCGCCGGCTGCGGCACCACCCCAGGCGTCGGGGTCCCCACCGTGCTGGTGTCCGGCAAGCTCGCCGCGGCCCGGATCACCGGACGCCACCAGGCCACCCCGCTCAAGCGCCGACGGTCCGCCCCCACCACCTCGATCACCCCGAAGACACTCTCCCCGTCCAACACCTCGAAGGGAACCGCCGCATGA
- a CDS encoding polyprenyl synthetase family protein, with protein MRPSEAKDHPVAGRPSGPCPAPARLAPDGRDPRVVDADVPAAVGRVLQSVLAVRTERATAMDPDFGRDLAERLARFTLGGGKRIRSQFTWWAMRACGGAAAEADAALHVGAALELIQSCALVHDDVMDGSRLRRGRLSLHADVTAQYADTVPGAAASRLGEAAAILAGDLALAWADDLVADVEAPRPRARAVRDLWSLMRTEMVAGQYLDLQGQALSSRSLTRAIRAACLKSALYSVERPLALGAALAGADAARTQALCSAGRCVGIAFQLRDDLSDVFGDPRHTGKPVGGDIRAGKPTYLVAVAQARAEAAGDRRGLAVLRRSLGRADLPEGRLTEVLDVLVATGARDIVEAKIDRLAGHAMRHLESAQLEPEGHLPLRDLLLATAGSCASPPPPPGHPNAEDGLPVSLLLTAAVEGATRRAPEEAAR; from the coding sequence ATGCGCCCCAGCGAGGCGAAGGATCACCCTGTGGCCGGGAGGCCGTCAGGCCCCTGTCCCGCCCCGGCCCGCCTGGCCCCGGACGGCAGGGACCCGCGCGTCGTCGACGCGGATGTGCCCGCCGCGGTGGGCCGCGTACTGCAGTCCGTGCTGGCGGTGCGAACGGAGCGGGCCACCGCCATGGACCCGGACTTCGGCCGTGATCTCGCCGAGCGCCTGGCGCGCTTCACCCTGGGCGGGGGCAAGCGCATCCGGTCCCAGTTCACGTGGTGGGCGATGCGCGCCTGCGGGGGCGCAGCCGCCGAGGCCGACGCGGCCCTGCACGTCGGTGCCGCACTGGAACTCATCCAGAGCTGCGCCCTGGTCCACGACGACGTGATGGACGGCTCCCGACTGCGCCGCGGGCGGCTCTCGCTGCACGCGGACGTCACCGCTCAGTACGCCGACACGGTGCCCGGGGCCGCGGCCTCACGCCTGGGCGAGGCCGCGGCGATCCTCGCCGGGGACCTGGCCCTGGCCTGGGCGGACGACCTGGTCGCGGACGTCGAGGCGCCCCGGCCGCGAGCCCGCGCCGTACGCGATCTGTGGAGCCTCATGCGCACCGAGATGGTGGCCGGCCAGTATCTCGACCTCCAGGGGCAGGCCCTGTCATCGCGGTCCCTGACGCGGGCCATCCGCGCCGCCTGCCTCAAGAGCGCCCTGTATTCGGTGGAACGTCCCCTCGCGCTGGGCGCCGCCCTGGCCGGAGCGGATGCCGCGCGCACCCAGGCCCTGTGCTCGGCGGGCCGCTGCGTCGGGATCGCCTTCCAGCTCCGCGACGACCTCAGCGACGTCTTCGGCGACCCCCGGCACACCGGCAAACCCGTCGGCGGCGACATCCGGGCGGGCAAGCCGACGTACCTGGTGGCCGTGGCGCAGGCACGGGCCGAGGCGGCCGGCGACCGCCGGGGCCTTGCCGTACTGCGCCGCTCCCTCGGCCGCGCCGACCTGCCCGAGGGCCGGCTCACCGAGGTCCTCGACGTACTCGTCGCCACGGGAGCGCGCGACATCGTCGAGGCGAAGATCGACCGTCTGGCGGGCCATGCGATGCGCCATCTGGAGTCCGCCCAGCTGGAACCGGAGGGACACCTGCCGCTGCGCGACCTGCTCCTCGCCACGGCAGGCTCCTGTGCCTCTCCCCCGCCACCACCGGGCCACCCGAACGCCGAGGACGGACTGCCCGTCTCCCTGCTGCTGACCGCAGCCGTCGAAGGCGCCACCCGACGAGCCCCCGAGGAGGCCGCTCGATGA
- a CDS encoding lycopene cyclase family protein, whose translation MLKAEVAIVGAGAAGLSLAHRLARPAPGSRRVNVVVLDAPPGPLRPPERTWCFWEDGPGPYDAAVTATWRRLRVHSPAGRALEDDIAPLSYKMIRSADFERLVEREVAGHRDISWLEAAVETVDARVEGAEIHARDDRGRPLVVRARWVFDSRPLGSVPAARTTLLQHFHGWFVRTERPVFDPGTVEFMDFRVPQPARGLAFGYVLPTSPREALVEYTGFSRAVLSRQAYEAELRSYTEDVLRLGPFEVVSTETGVIPMTDARFARRSAPSIFRIGAAGGATRPATGYTFSAVQRQARAIAEALYAGRRPEPPPAHSARSLAMDAVLLRALDSGRVDGAAFFSRLFAHVPAERLLRFLDGRTRWGEDLALGSRTPVLPMLRSAAELFWLPRRPFP comes from the coding sequence ATGTTGAAGGCTGAGGTGGCCATCGTGGGTGCGGGAGCCGCGGGACTGTCTCTCGCGCACCGCCTCGCACGACCGGCCCCCGGCTCCCGGCGCGTGAACGTCGTGGTGCTGGACGCCCCGCCGGGTCCGCTTCGGCCGCCGGAGCGGACCTGGTGTTTCTGGGAGGACGGACCCGGACCCTACGATGCCGCGGTCACCGCGACCTGGCGGCGTCTGCGCGTGCACTCTCCCGCGGGTCGTGCGCTGGAGGACGACATCGCCCCGCTGTCCTACAAGATGATCCGCTCCGCCGATTTCGAGCGCCTCGTCGAGCGTGAGGTGGCCGGCCACCGGGACATCTCCTGGCTGGAAGCGGCCGTGGAAACGGTGGACGCCCGCGTCGAGGGAGCCGAGATCCATGCCCGGGACGACCGGGGGCGCCCGCTCGTGGTGCGTGCGCGCTGGGTCTTCGACTCCCGGCCGCTGGGGAGTGTCCCGGCGGCCCGGACCACCCTGTTGCAGCACTTCCACGGCTGGTTCGTGCGTACCGAGCGGCCCGTGTTCGACCCCGGCACGGTGGAGTTCATGGACTTCCGGGTCCCGCAGCCGGCCCGTGGCCTCGCCTTCGGATACGTGTTGCCCACCAGCCCGCGCGAGGCACTGGTGGAGTACACCGGGTTCTCCCGCGCTGTGCTGTCGCGCCAGGCCTACGAGGCCGAACTGCGCAGCTACACCGAGGACGTCCTGCGCCTGGGGCCCTTCGAGGTCGTGTCCACCGAGACCGGCGTCATCCCCATGACCGACGCGCGCTTCGCCCGCCGCTCGGCGCCCTCCATCTTCCGTATCGGGGCCGCCGGAGGCGCCACCCGGCCGGCGACCGGCTACACCTTCTCCGCCGTCCAGCGCCAGGCGCGGGCGATCGCCGAGGCCCTGTACGCGGGCCGCCGTCCGGAGCCACCGCCCGCCCACTCGGCGCGCTCACTCGCCATGGACGCCGTCCTGCTCAGGGCCCTGGACAGCGGGCGGGTCGACGGAGCGGCGTTCTTCTCACGATTGTTCGCGCACGTGCCGGCGGAGCGGCTGCTGCGGTTCCTCGACGGCCGGACCCGGTGGGGCGAGGACCTCGCCCTGGGCAGCCGTACACCGGTGCTGCCGATGCTCCGCTCGGCAGCGGAACTGTTCTGGCTTCCCCGCAGGCCTTTTCCCTGA
- a CDS encoding class I SAM-dependent methyltransferase, with translation MRVLRDEDLAAAFDHASRSYDMLVAANPGYHAHLRRSVRRLGLPRHGGGLRVLDLGCGTGASTAALTEVLPDAEIIAVDASAGMLERASAKRWPAGVRFVQSPAERLAQAGVRGPFDAVFAAYLFRNVADADAVLTSVYDVLAADGRLAVHEYTLSGRAVDRAVWTGVCRGLVLPVATVLGDGDLYRHLWRSVVDFDTAPDFAARVRAARFADVRVLPLPGWQTGITHTVLARRPAVDTEAVR, from the coding sequence ATGCGCGTGCTGCGCGACGAGGACCTGGCCGCAGCGTTCGACCACGCATCTCGCAGCTACGACATGCTGGTGGCCGCGAACCCCGGCTACCACGCCCATCTGCGCCGCTCCGTGCGCCGCCTTGGGCTGCCGCGCCATGGCGGCGGGCTGCGGGTGCTGGACCTGGGGTGCGGTACCGGCGCCTCGACGGCGGCGCTCACCGAGGTACTGCCCGACGCGGAGATCATCGCGGTGGACGCCTCCGCGGGCATGCTGGAACGCGCGTCCGCCAAACGCTGGCCGGCGGGCGTGAGATTCGTGCAGTCCCCCGCGGAACGGCTGGCACAGGCGGGCGTGCGGGGACCGTTCGACGCGGTCTTCGCCGCCTACCTCTTTCGCAACGTCGCCGATGCCGACGCGGTGCTGACCTCGGTGTATGACGTCCTTGCCGCCGACGGCCGGCTGGCGGTCCACGAGTACACCCTCAGCGGCCGGGCTGTTGACCGCGCGGTGTGGACCGGTGTGTGCCGGGGTCTGGTCCTGCCCGTGGCGACCGTGCTCGGCGACGGTGACCTCTACCGCCATCTGTGGCGCAGCGTCGTGGACTTCGACACGGCGCCGGACTTCGCCGCGCGGGTGCGCGCGGCCCGCTTCGCCGACGTGCGGGTGCTGCCCCTGCCGGGATGGCAGACCGGCATCACGCACACCGTCCTGGCGCGCCGTCCGGCCGTCGACACCGAGGCCGTCCGTTGA
- a CDS encoding RNA-guided endonuclease InsQ/TnpB family protein — MAGQVKRAFKYRFYPTGVQAAELSRTFGCVRLVYNKALEERTRAWYGEQRRISYVQSSAALTQWKKTEELAFLAEVSSVPLQQALRHLQTAFGNFFAQRAKYPRYKSRKKSRASAEYTRSAFTWRAGQLTLAKMADPLDIRWSRPLPEGAEPTTLTVSRDAAGRWFVSLLCQDTIAPAPATTNAVGLDAGITSLVTLSTGEKITNPRHERRDRARLAKAQRELSRKAKGSANREKARRKVARVHVRIADRRRDVLHKLSARLVRENQTVVIEDLSVRNLLKNGALARAISDAAWTDLRSMLEYKCAWYGRELVVIDRFFPSSKLCWNCGTVRGKLPLNVREWTCACGVVHDRDVNAARNILAAGLAASACGDGVRPQRESSRTGQSSVKQEPQRATAGIPHL; from the coding sequence ATGGCGGGGCAGGTCAAGCGGGCGTTCAAGTACCGCTTCTACCCCACCGGCGTGCAGGCGGCTGAGTTGTCGCGCACGTTCGGCTGTGTCCGCCTCGTCTACAACAAGGCGCTGGAGGAACGGACCCGGGCCTGGTACGGCGAGCAGCGCCGCATCTCCTACGTGCAGTCCTCCGCCGCGCTGACGCAGTGGAAGAAGACCGAGGAACTCGCTTTTCTGGCCGAGGTGTCCTCGGTTCCGTTGCAGCAGGCGCTGCGCCATCTGCAGACGGCGTTCGGGAACTTCTTCGCCCAGCGTGCGAAGTACCCGCGCTACAAGTCCCGCAAGAAGTCCCGCGCGTCGGCCGAGTACACGCGTAGCGCCTTCACCTGGCGCGCCGGACAGCTGACCTTGGCCAAGATGGCCGATCCTCTGGACATCCGCTGGTCGCGTCCGCTGCCGGAAGGTGCCGAGCCCACGACGCTGACGGTGTCCCGTGACGCGGCGGGCCGCTGGTTCGTGTCCCTGCTGTGCCAGGACACCATCGCCCCGGCCCCCGCCACCACGAACGCGGTGGGCCTGGACGCCGGGATCACCTCCCTGGTGACCCTGTCCACCGGCGAGAAGATCACCAACCCCAGGCACGAACGGCGTGACCGTGCCCGCCTGGCGAAGGCGCAGCGGGAGTTGTCGCGCAAGGCGAAGGGTTCGGCGAACCGGGAGAAGGCCCGCCGTAAGGTGGCCCGTGTGCATGTGCGGATTGCCGACCGGCGCCGTGACGTTCTGCACAAGCTGTCGGCTCGACTCGTCCGTGAGAATCAAACGGTCGTGATCGAAGACCTGAGCGTGCGCAACCTGCTGAAGAACGGCGCGCTCGCACGCGCCATCAGTGATGCGGCCTGGACGGACCTGCGCTCCATGCTGGAGTACAAGTGCGCCTGGTACGGGCGCGAGCTCGTGGTGATCGATCGCTTCTTTCCCAGCAGCAAGCTGTGCTGGAACTGCGGGACAGTCCGCGGGAAACTGCCGCTGAACGTCCGCGAATGGACGTGCGCCTGCGGCGTCGTGCATGACCGCGACGTGAACGCGGCACGCAACATCCTGGCCGCCGGGCTGGCGGCATCTGCCTGTGGAGACGGTGTAAGACCTCAACGGGAGTCCTCCCGGACGGGGCAGTCGTCGGTGAAACAGGAACCCCAGCGGGCGACCGCTGGAATCCCCCACCTTTAG
- a CDS encoding NAD(P)/FAD-dependent oxidoreductase — MNAQRRRLAIRRGRDRRARVVLPAPGTDRVSSDRTVSTAVVGGGIAGLSAATALAERGVRVTLYERERTLGGRLAGWPTVLADGSRVTMSRGFHAFFRQYYNLRGLLRRTDPGLERLRGLPDYPLRHADGMQDSFRHVPRTPPWSALGFVALSPAFGLRDLVRMNPRAALPLLDVRVPGVYSRLDDVSAQDFLESIRFPPAAHHLAFEVFSRSFFADPRELSAAEMVLMFHIYFLGSSEGLLFDVPSEPFPSALWDPLAGYLAGHGVDLRTATGVDSVQSYPDGGFVVAAGPDERHHDTVVLALDAAGLRALVERSPSLADAAWRERMAGLRTAPPFLVSRLWLDRPVAADRPGFLGTSGYGTLDNVSVLDRWEGEAAHWASRTGGSVVELHAYALPDGAARDVEQKHLVEQLHRVYPETRRATVVDVRHEWRADCPLFPVGGYDDRPTVRTSDPGLVVAGDLVRTKLPVALMERAATSGFLAANALLERWGVRGQTLWTVPDGGRSALLRRLARLA; from the coding sequence ATGAACGCGCAGCGACGCCGGCTGGCGATCCGGCGCGGCCGGGACCGGCGTGCCCGCGTCGTGCTGCCCGCGCCCGGCACGGACCGTGTCAGCAGCGACCGCACGGTGTCGACGGCGGTCGTGGGCGGCGGCATCGCAGGGCTGTCAGCCGCAACGGCCCTGGCCGAACGGGGCGTTCGGGTCACCCTCTACGAACGCGAGCGCACCCTGGGCGGCCGGCTCGCGGGCTGGCCGACGGTGCTGGCGGACGGCAGTCGCGTGACCATGAGCCGCGGGTTCCACGCCTTCTTCCGTCAGTACTACAACCTGCGCGGCCTGCTGCGTCGCACCGATCCCGGGCTGGAGCGCCTGCGCGGACTGCCCGACTACCCGCTGCGGCACGCCGACGGGATGCAGGACAGCTTCCGGCACGTCCCGCGCACCCCGCCCTGGAGCGCCCTCGGTTTCGTCGCCCTGAGCCCCGCCTTCGGCCTGCGTGACCTGGTTCGGATGAACCCCAGGGCGGCCCTGCCTCTGCTGGATGTGCGCGTCCCCGGCGTCTACAGCCGCCTGGACGACGTGAGCGCCCAGGACTTCCTGGAGTCGATCCGCTTCCCGCCGGCCGCACACCATCTGGCGTTCGAGGTGTTCTCCCGCAGCTTCTTCGCCGATCCACGCGAACTGTCGGCGGCGGAGATGGTGCTGATGTTCCACATCTATTTCCTCGGCTCGTCCGAAGGCCTCCTGTTCGACGTGCCCAGCGAACCCTTCCCCAGCGCCTTGTGGGACCCCCTGGCCGGATATCTCGCCGGGCACGGTGTCGATCTGCGCACCGCCACCGGCGTGGATTCGGTGCAGTCCTACCCGGACGGCGGCTTCGTCGTCGCCGCGGGACCGGACGAACGCCACCACGACACGGTGGTCCTGGCCCTGGACGCGGCAGGACTGCGCGCGCTTGTGGAACGCTCCCCGTCGCTGGCCGACGCGGCGTGGCGCGAGCGGATGGCCGGGCTGCGCACCGCGCCGCCCTTCTTGGTGTCCCGGCTGTGGCTGGACCGCCCGGTGGCCGCGGACCGGCCCGGCTTCCTCGGCACCAGCGGCTACGGCACCCTCGACAACGTCAGCGTCCTGGACCGCTGGGAGGGCGAGGCGGCGCACTGGGCCTCGCGCACCGGGGGCTCCGTGGTGGAACTGCACGCCTACGCTCTGCCCGACGGCGCCGCCCGGGACGTGGAACAAAAGCATCTGGTGGAGCAGCTGCACCGGGTGTATCCGGAGACCCGCAGGGCCACGGTGGTCGACGTACGGCACGAGTGGCGGGCCGACTGTCCGCTGTTCCCGGTCGGTGGCTACGACGACCGGCCGACCGTACGCACCAGTGATCCCGGCCTGGTCGTCGCCGGTGATCTGGTCCGCACAAAACTGCCGGTGGCACTCATGGAACGCGCGGCCACCAGCGGTTTCCTGGCGGCGAACGCACTACTGGAACGGTGGGGGGTAAGGGGCCAGACCCTGTGGACGGTCCCGGACGGCGGCCGCAGCGCGCTGCTGCGACGCCTTGCCCGGCTTGCCTGA
- a CDS encoding MerR family transcriptional regulator, translating to MDVSKPEAGTPAGAGVTTGSLARRLGVSPTTLRSWDRRYGLGPAARPEGRHRRWTPDDVAMVLEMCRLTAVGIPPEEAARAAKNLIPGHPARQSSAALPRAADDESGSPYASRSGSGLPLGTVRQECRGLARAAVRLDAAAVQQQLMTSVRTHGLVVAWEEILAPALQAVGRKWQSSGERHVEVEHLLSWHISATIRHVYVSAATTRTSTSSAPVILACVPGEQHTLPLEALNAALAERGVATLMLGGAVPAQALLATVQRVGPSAVVLWSQSAATTAIELAQHIASTHWGVRGARTRSKVVLTGPGWGRAPRPGQLRPHSLHEALVMLDALESSRSQGA from the coding sequence ATGGACGTGAGCAAACCGGAGGCAGGGACTCCCGCTGGGGCCGGGGTGACGACCGGTTCACTCGCCAGACGTCTGGGCGTGTCGCCCACGACGCTGCGCTCCTGGGACCGCAGGTACGGTCTCGGCCCGGCAGCCCGGCCCGAGGGACGCCACCGCAGGTGGACACCCGACGACGTCGCCATGGTCCTCGAGATGTGCCGGCTGACCGCCGTCGGCATTCCGCCGGAGGAAGCCGCTCGGGCCGCCAAGAACCTCATCCCCGGGCACCCCGCACGCCAGTCGTCCGCCGCACTCCCCCGTGCGGCGGACGACGAGTCCGGCTCCCCGTACGCCTCACGCTCAGGCAGCGGCCTGCCGCTCGGAACCGTGCGCCAGGAGTGCAGGGGTCTCGCGCGCGCCGCCGTGCGGCTGGACGCTGCAGCGGTACAGCAGCAGCTCATGACGTCCGTGCGCACCCACGGGCTGGTCGTGGCGTGGGAGGAGATTTTGGCTCCGGCCCTGCAGGCCGTCGGACGTAAATGGCAGTCGTCCGGCGAACGCCATGTCGAGGTCGAGCACCTCCTGTCGTGGCACATCTCAGCGACGATCCGGCACGTCTACGTGAGTGCCGCGACCACCAGGACGTCCACGTCCTCGGCTCCCGTGATCCTCGCGTGCGTGCCCGGAGAGCAGCACACGCTGCCGCTGGAGGCGCTGAACGCCGCGCTCGCCGAGCGGGGCGTCGCCACCCTCATGCTGGGCGGCGCGGTCCCGGCGCAGGCACTGCTGGCCACGGTGCAACGCGTCGGACCCAGTGCGGTCGTCCTGTGGTCCCAGTCCGCGGCGACGACAGCCATCGAGCTGGCCCAGCACATCGCCTCCACCCACTGGGGCGTCCGCGGCGCCCGCACCCGCAGCAAAGTCGTGCTCACCGGCCCCGGCTGGGGCCGCGCACCGCGACCCGGGCAGCTGCGCCCGCACAGCCTGCACGAGGCCCTGGTCATGCTCGACGCACTGGAGAGCAGCAGATCCCAGGGCGCGTGA
- a CDS encoding SDR family NAD(P)-dependent oxidoreductase, with protein MCGARILVPGATGRLGAALVTRLHALGARPALAGRSPETLARVSALCGGAPARTFDAWDLDRCALTVHWAETELGGLDGVVVCLGVAAFGPAPEISDAVAEHLTAVNALAPMAFLRAAAPRIGEGGVLAAVTGIVAEAAPAGMADYAAAKAALATWLTAVRREQRRTGVSVLEINLPHLDTGFAQRAVHGQAPHLPQGLPVEDAVDAVVAALSDGARLVRPGTVAPVEVVR; from the coding sequence ATGTGCGGCGCACGGATCCTGGTCCCCGGTGCCACCGGACGGCTCGGCGCTGCTCTCGTCACCCGCCTGCACGCGCTCGGAGCACGCCCCGCCCTCGCAGGTCGCAGCCCCGAGACGCTCGCCCGCGTCTCGGCGCTCTGTGGAGGCGCCCCCGCCCGGACGTTCGACGCGTGGGACCTCGACCGCTGCGCGCTGACCGTGCACTGGGCGGAGACCGAGCTGGGCGGCCTGGACGGCGTCGTCGTATGCCTGGGTGTCGCCGCGTTCGGCCCGGCCCCCGAGATCAGCGACGCGGTAGCCGAACACCTCACCGCGGTCAACGCACTGGCCCCGATGGCATTCCTGCGCGCCGCCGCGCCCCGGATCGGCGAGGGAGGCGTCCTGGCCGCTGTCACCGGGATCGTCGCCGAGGCGGCTCCGGCCGGGATGGCGGACTACGCCGCAGCCAAAGCGGCGCTGGCCACCTGGCTCACGGCGGTGCGGCGGGAACAGCGGCGCACAGGTGTGAGCGTGCTGGAGATCAACCTCCCGCACCTGGACACGGGTTTCGCCCAGCGAGCCGTGCACGGCCAGGCGCCGCACCTGCCGCAGGGACTGCCCGTCGAGGACGCCGTGGACGCCGTCGTGGCGGCCCTGTCCGACGGCGCCCGCCTGGTGCGCCCGGGGACCGTCGCCCCGGTCGAAGTGGTCCGGTAG